The Amycolatopsis coloradensis sequence TCTCGGAGCTCCTGTCGGCCAAGCCGGACTTCATCGACATGTTCGTCCAGATCGGACGAGTCGGCCGTTCGCTGGGCGTTCATCTGCTGCTGGCCTCGCAACGGCTCGAAGAAGGCAGGCTCCGCGGGCTGGAAACCCATCTGTCGTACCGGATCGGCCTGAGGACCTTCTCCGAGATGGAGAGCAGGGCGGTGCTGGGCGTCACCGACGCGTTCAAGCTGCCGCGGGCACCCGGGCACGGATTCCTCAAGGTCGGCACCGACCAGATGGACCGATTCCGGTCCGCTTACGTCTCCGGCGTCTATCAGCGCTCCACAGCCGGCGGTGTCGCCCCTTCCACCGGGGAACAGCTGGTGCTGCGGGAATACACGACGAGCTATCTCGGCGCCGAGATCGACACGGGTGAAGGGGAGCCGGAAGACCAAGCGCCGGAGAACGACGCCGCGGTCGGCGAGACCCTGCTGGACATCCTGGTCGACCGGTTGGCGGGCCAAGGTGTGCCCGCGCATCAGGTCTGGCTGCCGCCGCTGGCGGAATCGCCCACTTTGGACGGTGTGCTGCCCGGGCTGGTCGCCCATCCGCAACGAGGTCTCACCGTGGACTCGACCACGATGGCGGGGTCGCTCCGGCCGGTGCTCGGCACCGTGGACCGGCCGTTCGAACAACGTCGCGACCCGCTGGTGCTGGATCTCTCCGGCGCCGCGGGCCATGTCCTGGTCATCGGCGCACCGCAGACCGGGAAGAGCACCACGGTGCGCGCGCTGATCACCAGTCTGGCGCTCACGCACACTCCCCGCGAGACACAGTTCTACTGCCTCGACTTCGGCGGCGGCACCCTGGCTTCGATCGCCGGGCTGCCGCATGTCGCCGGTGTCTGCGGCAGGCTCGACACCGGTGCCGTGCGGCGGACCGTCGCCGAAGTCGCGACCCTGCTGGCGCAACGGGAGCGGATGTTCGCCGAGCATCAGATCGACGGCATCGTCACCTACCGGAAGCTGCGGGCCGAAGGCCGGTTCGCCGAGTACCAGCACGGAGACGTCTTCCTGGTGGTCGACGGCTGGCAAACGCTGCGAAACGACTTCCCCGATCTGGAGGAGACGGTCGGCGACATCGCCGCGCGCGGGTTGTCCTACGGCGTGCACGTGGTCGCGGCGTGCTCGCGCTCGTTCGATCTGCGGATGAACGTCCGAGACCTGTTCGCCAGCAGGCTGGAGCTGAAGATCGGTGATCCCATCGACTCCGTCATCGACCGGCGCGCGGCGATGAGCGTCCCGCCCGACGCTCCCGGCCGTGGAATCGCGATGAGCGGGCACCAGATGCTGGTGGCCCTCCCCAGGATCGACGGGGTGACGGACGCGGACGATCTGTCCAAGGGCGTGAGCGAACTCGTCGAGGCGGTCAAGGCCGCGTGGCCGGGCGCTCCCGCGCCCTCGGTGCGGCTACTGCCCGGCGTGTTCCCGTACGAGGAACTCCCCGCCGAGGACGAGACCACCGGAACCGAGGCGGGGCTCGCGGTCGGCATCCACGAGCACGACCTTTCCCCGATGCGGCACGACTTCGCCACGGACCCGCACTTCTTCCTGCTCGCCGACACCCAATGCGGGAAGACCTCCTTCCTGCGGACGCTGGCGCGCCNGCACTTCTTCCTGCTCGCCGACACCCAATGCGGGAAGACCTCCTTCCTGCGGACGCTGGCGCGCCGGATCGAAACCACCTACCAGCCCTCGGAAGCCCGGATCGTGCTGGTGGACCATCGGCGCGGGCTCCTCGGCGAGATCGGCGACGACTACCTTCTCGGCTACGGCACCAACGACTCGAACAGTGCCGGGCTGATGACCGAGGTCGCCGCCTCGCTGTCCAAGCGGCTCCCGGGGCCGGACGTCACCCCGGAGCAGCTGCGGGCCAGGAACTGGTGGCACGGGCCGGAGATCTTCGTTCTCGTGGACGACTACGACATGGTGGCCACCCACGAGAAACACCCGTTGATGCCCCTGCTGCCGCTGGTCGCGCAAGGCACGGACATCGGCTTGCACGTCGTGCTGGCCCGTCGTTCCGGTGGTGCCGGCCGCGGGCTGTTCGAACCCTTCCTCACTCGGCTGAGGGAAGTCGGGACACCCGGCCTGATGATGTCCGGCGACCGTGACGAAGGTCCGCTGCTCGGCGGGATGCGGGCCCAGGTGCTGCCGCCCGGCCGAGGCTGGCTGATCGATCGCCGCGGGCACAAGGGCTTGGTCCAGCTCGCGTGGCTTCCGCCCCGTCATCACTGAGGCATGACCGGAAGCTGCCGGAAGCCCCACCGGAACCCGGGGTGGTGTTTGGCTTTCGGTGAACGACTGGGTTTTCACCGCTGTTCCGGGAGGGAACATGGGAATCAACGCCTACCTGCCAGCCATCCAGAACTTCGTCGACACGGTCACCCGGCAGGCGCAAGGGGCGAGCCCGCCGAGCATCGACCGGCCCCTGAACGACGGCTGCGGCGGAATGGCGGAATGCGGGATCCTCGCCGACGCCGACCGGGACAGCACCGAGGCCCTGCGGAATTTCCTGACCGCCGCCGAGAAAGGTGTCTGGGGGTACGTCTCCATCGCACGGCAATGCCTGAGCACCTACCAGAACGCGAGCGAGGCCGCCGTCTGGGAGCTGACGAAGAGGTCGCGGCCGGACGAATCCCGTGTCCCTGTCGAAGGACTGGCGCCCACCACGCTGGGACCGAGCCCGCTGGCTCCCGTCACCCCCTTGCAGCCGGGCACGGGCACCCTGATCGACCTCATGCCGCATTGATTCCTGTGCGCCGACCTATCCGGGACTTTCGATGACCAGCAACTATGGCCTGACCGCCTTCGAAGACCAAGTGGAAATCCTTCGTGCCGAAATCGCGCACACCCGCCCCCGGCTCCAGGCCGCTAAAGCGATGTGGGAGAGCGCCGAGAGGTGGATCAAACGCACGCACCTGATGCTCCGGGGGGCCGCGAACGAGGTTTCTTCGGGCTGGCTGGACCGGCCAGGGGAAGAGTTCGTGGACCGGCTCAGGAACAACTGCACTTACTCGCTCGGATCGTGGACAGGACTGGAAGGGTTGTCCGGTAACGGCGCTGTCGCCTCCTTGGGGAGGATGCTGTTCGATCAGCCGGTCGACGGCGGCATCCTGGCATCGGGTGTGATCGCCCAGCTGGACATGGCCGACGCCCAGCTCGTGGTCGGCGCCTTCGTCGCGGCGGGTGAGATCTCCAAGGTCGAGCAGAATGCCGATTACAAACCTCAGGCCCAGGCGAACCTCGGCAAGAAACTCGACGAAATCGCGACGCAGTATCGGGTGACCGCCCAGGCGATGCTCGCCGCCCGCGGCCGCCCTTGGGACGGCCCGAGCGCCGAACCCGGCTCCGGCCTCCCCTACAACGGCGCGGCACCTTCGGCGACCGGAGTGGGCGGTCCGAACCAGAACGGCGCACCGGTCGACCCGGGTACGCCCGAAGTTCCGAGCGAGCCGAGCCCGCAGAATCCGCAAGACGACCCCAGCGCACTCGAACAGGCCACGGACGCGCTGAGCGCGTTGAGCCAGGCCGCGGAATCCGCGCAACAGTTGCTGGGCAACGGTTCCTCCGTGAACATGCCCGACCCGAACGCGATCGATCCCGGGGATTGGGCGCTGCCGCCTTACGACGGCTCCACCTATCCGGGGCTTGAAGATCCTCTCGGCGCGTCAGGGGGCTCGGGTATGCCGAGCCTGGCGGGCGGCGGCGGTTTGCCGGGTTCCGGCGGTGGGATGGGCGGGCTCGGCGGCATGCCCGCCGTCGCGGACCTGAACGGTGCGCCGGGAGGCGCGATGAACGGCGTCGGCTCGATTCCCGGGATCGCTTCCGCGGGAAGCTCCGGTTCCACCTCGGGTGCCGGAGGAATGCCGCCACCGATGGTGCCACCCAACGGTGGCGGGAGGAACTCGGCGGCAGGCATCAAACCGGGCGATGCGGAACACACCGGCTCGAGCAGGCAACGCGGGCCGAAGGGCGGTGTCACCCCCGGTGTCACGCTTCTCGGCCGGTCTCGAGGCGGCGGCACACGACCGGCCACGGCGCAACGCCGATGGGACACCGATAACGAAACCGTCCAGCTGCTCGACGACGAGCTGTGGCAAGTGCAGCAAACGACCGATTCGCACGGCAAACCGGCGAAGTACCGCGCCGGACACTGAGGAGGGGGCGTATGCCCGGAACCGAGATCAACGGCAACATCACCGCGATGAGCGCGGTGTCCCAGCAACTCAGCGCACCGGACCTGCCACCGTCACTGGCGAGGCTCGGCACCATGCCGAGCCTCGCCGGGCTGTTCGAGGGCATCGCGATGTCCGTACTGGACAAGGCCGCGACCGCCAGCATGAGCGCGTTCATGGGGAAAGTGACCGAGGACATCGCGACCTTCTCCGGCAAGGCCAGGACGGCCGCGATCACCTACAGCGCCGCGGACGTGGCCAGCGCGCTGGAACTGGCTGGCAAGGCGACCAAGGTCATCAAACAAGGCGTGGATTTCGTCAAACAGTCCTCAGCCGCCCAGTCCGGCGAAGGCAAACCGTCCACCACCGAACCCTCCGGCGAAGCCCCGCCGGCCTCCGTCTGAGGAGCCGAACCATGACCGCCGTTTACAACGCGTTCCCCATGGAAGTCCTCATGGGGATGATCCAAGCCGAACTGGCGAACGTGCCCGTCCTCCACGACGCGGCGAAGATGTGGACCGAAGCACGGGCGTGGATCGAGGAAGCGCAGGTACAACTCAACAGCCGGATCAGCGAACTCACTCCTGAATGGACGGACGACAACGGCCGTCAACTCCAGGAGAAGATGCAGCGCTCGGTCGCCGAACTGAAATTCTGGGGCGACCGCATCGACCTGGCCAAACCCGCGGAGACCTTGACGACGCTGGCGTCCGGGATCACGGAGACCCATCAAACGATGCTGGGGCTCGAGGCCGCGTACTCCGCGGCCGTCTCGGCGTCGCTCCTCAATCCGTTCGCCGCCATGGAGGCCCTGGCCATTCAGCAGGCCGCCGGGACCAAGATGACCCAGCTCGGCGGCGAGTTCGATCTGTCGATGCTGCAGGTGGTCGAGGCGTCCGGGATCAAGTCGCCCGACCATATGGTGCCGACGGTCGCCCCTTCCGCCGAAGGCAACACCCCGGCCGATTTCATCGCGGCCGCCCAGGCGGGTATGGACACGCTCAGCGAATTCCAAGGACTGGGCGAGTCACTGGGTGCCGGTGGCGGCAACTCGGACGTCTCCCTCCCGGAAATTCCCGGCTACGACGGCACTTCCGGCGTTTCGCTCGCCGGCCTCGCTCCGTCGCAGCCGTCGGCTGGCGCGCTCTCGCCGCTCGGAGGGCTGCCCGGCGGTTCCGGCTCCGCGCCGGTCTCGTCGGGAGTGCTGGGCGGTTTCGGCGTCGCGGGCGGTATGGCCGGGCTTCCGGTGGCGGCCAAGCCAGTCGGGGCGAAGAAGGCGCCCAGTCTCGCGTCCGAGGCCCTTCCGGGCACCGCTACGTCGTCCGGCGCGAAGGCGAGCGCCAGTCCGATGTCGCCGATGATGCCTCCCAACGCGGGCGGGCAGGCCACCGCGGGCACGTTGCGCCCCGGCTCGAACGACCAGCCGACGGGACGGAACGGCGCGTCGCGGAGGACGTCGTCCGGGGGAAGCGACGGCGTTCCGGCGAAGCTGCGCGGCCGGGCCGCCAACGGCAATCCGGACGCCGGGTTCACGCTGGCGCGCGGACGGCGGCCGGGTGAGTCGGAGTCGGGTTCGGTGCAGATGCTCGACGAAGACCTCTGGCGGCCGAACTCCCGCTGAGCTGCTGGGACGTGAAGGCCCCCTTCACTGCGCTAGACGCAGTGAAGGGGGCCTTCACGTNTCCCTGCCGGCACTGATGGCCGAGCCGCCGCCGGGACCGTCGATGTCGCTTCACTGCGCTAGACGCAGTGAAGGGGGCCTTCACGTCGTTCCGGTGCGGTTGGCCGCCCCGGTGGATGGCGTGCTTGAAGACGGAACTCGCGTGCTTGAGGAGCGAACACGCCGAGGCCGGCCCCGCATCGTGTGTTTCGGCCGGAAGCACGCGTGATCCGGCTCCAAGCACCCGTGTCCCGTGCCGGGACACGGGAATCCGGGTCAGCCTGCCAGGGTCTGGCGCCGCGCGGCGGCCGGGTCGAGGCTCGGGCCCTCGGGCAGCCGCGCGACCAGGCCGGCGGGAAGGCGTACCGGGCGCGCGGACGGGTAGCCGAGCATCTTCAGCACGTCGGGGGAAGCCAGCGGATAGCGGCGACCCATGTCGGTCACGACGGTCAGCGTTCCCACGGCAGCAGAAGACGAAGGCATCGCCTCGACGACGATCGCGCTGCCCGGCGGAACGTGGACGCGGTCCGCGAGCGGGGTCCCGGCGGCGGTCCGGCGGGCGGTGGTGGACATCGGGTCCGCGGCGGGCAGTGCGGGGTCGACGGTCAGCGCGGGCGCCGCGGAGCCGTCGCCGAAGGCGGCGCACACGGTGGCGTCCTGGTCGCGCAGGCGCGCGATGGCCGGACGGGTCGCGGGTGCCGCGCCGGCGTCGGCCCGGACCGGGTCCAGCTGACGGGACATGGTCGCCAGCGAAGGCGGCAGCGGCACGGTCTTCGGTTCGGTACCGGGATAGGCGGCGAGCATCTGGGCGCTCGCGCGCTGGACGTCGTACTGCAGTTCGGTGATGGGGCGCAAAGCGTCCCGCTCGGCGAGGTAGTGCTGCTGTCCGCCGCCGGAGGTCCGCACCATCAGCAGCATCCCGTTCCGGATGTCGGTCCGGCCGGGTACCGCGGTGGACACCTCACCCGCCGCCGCGACCGGGAGCGGGCCGATCGGCGTGCCTTCCGGGAGCACGTCGAGCCACGCCCGGCCCACCCGCGCCCACGGTTCGGCGATGAGCGCGAGCCCGGTGCCGACGGCGCCGTAGTCGTTGATCCGGTGCCGATGCCCGCGCCACACGACGAAACGGTCACCGGTCGACGTCGATTCCACCAGCAGCGCCTGGTCTCCCAGTTCCGCGCCGCCCGACGGCGACGCGCCCGCCAGCAGTACCGATTCCTCGATCCTGCTGCCCGCAAGGTCGCTCGCGGGCGCCGAGCACAGCGACCATGATCCGGTGAGCAGCTTTTCCGGGCCGGGCAAGCCGTCCGGCGCGTCGGCGATGCCGATCCGGGGTCCTCGCGGGACTCCGGCGAGCGAATCGCGCGAAACCCGTTCCGTGGTGCCGTGTTCGCCGAGCAGCAGCAGCGCGGACGCGTAGTTCGCGACGGGGTGCAGCCGTTCGTTCAGGTAGACGTACCGCGTCCCGCTCTCCTTCTCCACGATGACGGCGGCGTTCTTGCGCCAGGCGTTGTTCCCGCCCGGCACGATCATCCCGTAGACCCCGACGCACGCCAGCGCCACGATCGCCAGTGCGACACTGGCGAACGCGGCACCGGACGGCCGCCGGAACGGTGGCTGTTCCGGGTCGGTCTCCCTCGTCACGAGCGCGGAGATCGCGCGCTGCACCAGGAATTGGTACGCCTGCAGTTGATCCCGTTTGGACGCCATCGTTTCAGCCCCCCAGTCCGCGCACGTAGCCGTACAGGCCGAGCACCGAACACGCCACCGGGACAACGGCGATCGTCACCAGGATCTCGAAGTATTCGGCGATCCGGCCGAGATACGGGTTGGCGGCGCGGGTGCTCAGCACGACGCCGGAGGCGATCACGCCTGCCGCCACCGCCAAGGACAGCGGCCCGGCCAGGACGAGCAGCAGCGAACGGTCCGCCATGAGCGGGCCGGCCAGCAGGCACCCGGCGCCGAAGATCCCGGTCACCAGCACCAGCAGCCGCTGCCGCAGGATCGGGTACAACCGCGCCCGCACCAGGAAACCCGCCGCGAGCAGGGCGACGAGCACGACGGCGGCCTCGCTGTCGCTGCGGATCAGCTGCAGCTGGCAGTACATGACGACGATCGCCGCGCCGCCCAGCATTCCGGTGAGCAGCGCGTCCGCTCTGGCGACGGCGGCGTGCACGAGATCGAGCGGTGGCTGGGGATCGTCGCGAACCAGGTCCGCGGTCGACCGCGGCAGCACCGGCATCGGCACCCGGCCGAGCCGCAGCGCCAGCGGCGCGAACGTGGTCGAGAGCACGAGGACCCCGCCGCCGAGCACGGCCGCCGACCGGTACCCCGCCAGGTCGTCGAAGGTGGCCAGCCAGCCGCCGAGCACCCCGAGCAGACCGACGGTGGCGGCCCCCGCGAACAGGGCGGGCGCGGCGATCACCCCTAGATGGCCGACGACGGCCGCGAGCAGCAGCGCCGCGCTCGCCAGCAGCAGATGACCGGCGGACAGCGCGCCGATCGGGTCGTCACCCGCCAGCAGGAGACCGCCGCCGGCGAAGGCGAACGGAAGCGCGACGGCGGCGAGCACCGCCCCGGCACCGGCGTCGCGCAGCGCCCGCGCGAGCAGGACACCCGCGGCCAGCAGCAGCGCGGAGACCGCCAGCGCCCAGGACGCCGGTGACGTCCACGGCGGGCCGGCGCGCAGTACGGCGAGCAGACCGAAGGACATCGCCACCCCGCCGACGGCAAGGCCCGCCTGTCGCGTGTGCCGCGGCCCCCAGGCCTTGCCGGTGCGGCCGGAGCCGGTGGCGATCGCGTCCACCAGGTCGTCGTACTCGGGCTCCGGCCATTCCGCGCGGCGCGGCGTCAGATGGAGGATCTCCCCGTCCCGGACCCGGTGCGCGCCCAGCGTCCGGTCCAGATCGAAGGGTGTCCCGTCGGCGCGGCGCAACTGCCAGCCGCCGCCGGCGACCCCGTCGTCGGCCATTCCCTCGCCCGCCCGCGCGAGCAGGCCGGGGAGGATTTCGGCGACGGACGCGTGTTCCGGCAGCGCCATGTCGATGCGCCGGTGCGGAGTGGTGATGGTGACCCTGACCAGGCCGGCAGTCTGCATGGGAAAAGGGTCGGCCAGCGGCCCGCGCGCCGGGCCGCCGCGGCAGGAACCTGCCGCCGGGAAAGTACTCCGAATCGGGTCTTCTTGCGCGACAATGGGGTCATGAGCATCGAGACAGGAGTCGGCGGACCGAGGCTGCTCGCCCAGGGCCCCATCGCCACCGTGTACGCGGGCCGGGATCCCGCTACGGGCAACGACTTCGCGATCAAGATGTTCCCCGGCGCCTTCGACCGCGAGACCTCCGCGTGGCTGGAACGCGAACGGAAGGCGCTGGCCGCCGTGCGCTCGACGCGCTCGGTGCTGCAGATCGACGACGTCCTGACCGACGCTGGCGGCCGATCCGGAATCCGCCGCGAACTGTGCCCTGGTTCACTCGCCGGTCTGCTGGATTCCGGTGCCAGGCTGGGTGTTCCCGACGTGCTCGCGCTCGGCGCCGCGATCGCGTCGGCACTCGCCGCGGCGCACGGCACGGACGTCATGCACGGCGGGGTGAGCCCGCACAACGTGCTGTACCGCGCCTCCGGCGAATTCGTACTCGCCGATTTCGGGGTGGCCCTGCGTCGGCGATTCCCGCGCGACCCGATGTACGCGGTCGAGTACACCGCGCCGGAAACCCTGCGCGACGACACGCTTTCCCCCGCGTCCGACCTTTATGGACTCGGCGCGGTGCTCTACGCCGCGTTGACCGGCACACCGCCCTTTCCCCGGCACACCGGGCAACAGCCCGGTGAACGGATCCTCCAGGTGCTACGGGAACCGGTCGCGCCGATCCAGGACCCGGGCGTCCCGAGTGAGCTTTCCGCCACGATCTTTCGGTTGCTGGCCAAGGAACCGGCCGACCGGCCGCAGGACGTCGCGTCGCTGGCGCGGTTGTTCACGAAGCTGCGGCAGCCCGGCGGCGAAGTCGTCACCGGGGAACCTGTCGACGTACCGGCCGAAGAAGAAGACGCCGACGTCGAATTCGACGACTTCGCCGTGCTCCGGCAGCCCGCCGCCCCGTCGCCGGTCCAGGTGGTGCAAGCGCCACCCTCGGGCGGCCGGACCCTGATCCGCGAGTTCAGCGGTCCGCTCAAGACCGAGCGGCGGCTTCCCTGGAAGCCCATCGCGCTGGCGGGCGCCGGAGTGCTCGCCGCCGGGCTGGCCGTGGTGCCGCTGGTCCTCGGCCCGGCGGAGATCGGCGGGCAGGCCGTCCCGGTCGCGGCCGCGATCCCGCCGCCCGCACCGGCTTCCGCTCCGGCGCCGGACGTCAAACTGGCTCTCGCCCCGCCGCGCGACCAGAGCGATCACGTGCAGCTGACCTGGACCGCGGAGGGCGAACTGGACTTCGTCGTGATCATGGCGGGCGAGCGGCTCGAGACGAAACAGCTCGTCGCCCACCGCCAGCGCAGTCTCGACGTCCCGGTCGACCCGGCGCGCCGGTACTGCTTCCAGCTCAGGGCGACCGACGGCCGCCACATCTACACCACCGAGCCGGTCTCGATCCGCGGCGCCCGCTGCAACCCGTGAGCTGAAGGGGACTTTCCCCGCATAGGACGCGGCGAAGGGCGCTTTCCCCGCATGGCATGCGGGGNNNGCTCGAGTGCCGCCAGCACCCGAGCCGCGAACGGTCTGGTCGCCAGGCCCCGGCGTACCTCGCCGACTTCCTGCCACGCTCGCCGGACCGCGCCGTCGCCCACCGGGACGCCGGACCACAGCGTCACGTCCAGCACCTTGGCCAGCCTGGCGACCGGCTCGCGGATCCCTTCCCCGGCAAGCGATCCGGCCGATTCGGCGAGATCGCGCGGGGTCATCCCGATCCGGAACGGCACCCCGTGCGCGCGCAGCCGGTCACGGATCTCGTCCCAGGCGCCGAGCACCCCTTCCTCGCCGGTCCGGCGGCGGCGCCGTCGTGCGCGGATCACCTTCGCCGCCGGAACCCCCACGAGCCACAGGAGTCCGAAAAGGACGATCGCGCCGACGAGGGCGGGCCACCACCAGCTGACCCCCGCTTCCGCGTTCTGGTCTTCGGCGGAGTCCGGCTGCGTACCCGGCGGGAGCTGAGGCGGCCGCAGTTGCTGTTCGGCGGGCAGCTGGGCCCTCGCCTTGGCGACCGCCTTGCCGGGGCCCGCCTGGCTCCGGCTCGATCCCACGGCCGCGGCGGTGGGGTCGAGCGCGACCCAGCCCGCCCCGGCGACCGCGACTTCGGGCCACGCCAGGACATCGCGGTTCCGGACGACGTGCGTGTCGCCGTCTTTCTCGGCCGAACCGCGGAATCCGACGACGAGCCGCGCCGGGATCCCGCTCATCCGCGCCAAGACCACGTACGCGGCGGCGAACTGCTCGCTCGTCCCTCGCTTGCTCTCCAGCAGGAAGTGCCGAAGCTGCGGCCAGCCGTGCCCGGTCGGCAGTTCCTCCGTGCCCGTCGCGACCTGGTAGTTCGTGCTGAGGAACCGTTCCAGCTGCAACGCGGACTGGAACGTCGGGCGCAGGCCGCGCACGGCGTCCTTCGCCACTTGCTCGACGTCGGGCGGCACCGCGCCGAGTCCGCCGAGCCCGCCCGGTGCGCGCGCGTCGACTTCGCCGGAACCGAGATCGACCTCGGGTGACGACCAGCTGAGCCGGTAGTCCCGCACCGAGGTACTGGACGGCGATTCCAGCATCAGCGTGCCCGCGGACTGGTCCACCAGCGGGGTCAGACCGTCCACCCCGGTCAGATCCTGATGGCTCGGCAGCCAGGGTCCCGAAAGCCCGCGCACCTTGAGTTCGGCGCTGCCGCCCGCACCGCCGGGAGCGCCGTCCAGACCGGCGCCGAGCCGGTGGAGCCGGGAATCGGACAGCCAGTTCGCGCCGTCGAAACCGTTGAGCACGATCAGGCGCCACTGGTCGACCGGGGTGTCGCCGCGGTACCGGAACACCTCCTCGCCGGGCCGGATGAGCCGCTGGGCGATCTCGTCCAGCGGGTTGGCGACCCTGCTTCGCGGCGGCGGCGCGGCCTGGGTGTCCTTGAGCGTCAGCGGATCGCGGCCGACCGGATCGAGCACGGCGAACGCGACCGATCCGGCGACCAGGGCGACCACAGTGGACAGTGCGGGCCAGACCGCCGATCCCGTCACCCGCCAGGAACGCGGCACGCCGGGTGCCCGGCTCACGGACCGGACGCGGCGCCCCGACCACAGCAGGAGCCCGGCGGGCAGCGCGAACCCCAGCGCCGCCGCCACCGCGACGAGTCCCGTCAACGCCTCATACGCCTGCGCCAACCCGGCGACGGCCAGGCTGGGCACGAGCGCCACGAGCGGCTTCTTCAGTCGCAGCACCAGTTCAAGCCCGGGCACGACGGCGAGCAGCACCGACAGCGGCACGAAGAGCAGCTGTTCGGGGACCGGCAGCGCGGGCCAGGTGGACTGCAGCGTGAGCTGCCAGCCTTCGGTGAAGCCGCGCGCCAGCCCGCGCACCGAAGCGCCGGTCGGCAGGGCGGCGAGCGTGGTCGACGTCAGCACCGTCTCGATCAGCCCGAGCAGACCGAGCACCGCGACGAGCGCAGGCCGATAAGGAGTCAGCTTGGGGAACTTCGCGGTCAGTTCGGCGCAGCCGTACGCGATTAGGACGACCACGAGTACCGGCACCAGCAGTTCCGCCCAGCCGAACACGGGCGCGAACAGCATCCCGGCGACGCCTGTCGCGCCGAGCAGCCCGGCGACCGCGAGC is a genomic window containing:
- a CDS encoding transglutaminase TgpA family protein, which gives rise to MELLGGEGMSARFDRLAVAGLLGATGVAGMLFAPVFGWAELLVPVLVVVLIAYGCAELTAKFPKLTPYRPALVAVLGLLGLIETVLTSTTLAALPTGASVRGLARGFTEGWQLTLQSTWPALPVPEQLLFVPLSVLLAVVPGLELVLRLKKPLVALVPSLAVAGLAQAYEALTGLVAVAAALGFALPAGLLLWSGRRVRSVSRAPGVPRSWRVTGSAVWPALSTVVALVAGSVAFAVLDPVGRDPLTLKDTQAAPPPRSRVANPLDEIAQRLIRPGEEVFRYRGDTPVDQWRLIVLNGFDGANWLSDSRLHRLGAGLDGAPGGAGGSAELKVRGLSGPWLPSHQDLTGVDGLTPLVDQSAGTLMLESPSSTSVRDYRLSWSSPEVDLGSGEVDARAPGGLGGLGAVPPDVEQVAKDAVRGLRPTFQSALQLERFLSTNYQVATGTEELPTGHGWPQLRHFLLESKRGTSEQFAAAYVVLARMSGIPARLVVGFRGSAEKDGDTHVVRNRDVLAWPEVAVAGAGWVALDPTAAAVGSSRSQAGPGKAVAKARAQLPAEQQLRPPQLPPGTQPDSAEDQNAEAGVSWWWPALVGAIVLFGLLWLVGVPAAKVIRARRRRRRTGEEGVLGAWDEIRDRLRAHGVPFRIGMTPRDLAESAGSLAGEGIREPVARLAKVLDVTLWSGVPVGDGAVRRAWQEVGEVRRGLATRPFAARVLAALEXXPHAMRGKRPSPRPMRGKSPSAHGLQRAPRIETGSVV